A single region of the Neotabrizicola shimadae genome encodes:
- a CDS encoding alpha-D-ribose 1-methylphosphonate 5-triphosphate diphosphatase: MVSVLANALMVLPGKLVLGRLTMGDGRILALEPGTGVPEGALDCGGDLVMPGLVELHTDNLERHIEPRPRVAWPHAPAIVAHDAELAGVGITTVFDALRVGSIPDRSKGSYFEYARALASEILALRAAGALRISHLLHLRAELCSETLSEELAGFGPEDGVGIISLMDHTPGQRQFTDVTQLRAYLMGKHGFTEADFEAHVADRKDIWARKGAAHEAAAVAAAGRFGAVLASHDDSTAAHVAASAVHGVAFAEFPTTLEAARACRAAGIAVMGGAPNLIRGGSHAGNVAARELAEADCLDILSSDYVPAALLTAGLRLGELWGDLARGIATVTAAPARVAGLDDRGRLEPGLRADVIRVTRIGGAAVVRGTWVAGRRVA; the protein is encoded by the coding sequence ATGGTTTCGGTTCTTGCAAATGCACTGATGGTCCTGCCCGGCAAGCTGGTGCTCGGGCGGCTGACGATGGGGGACGGGCGCATCCTGGCGCTGGAACCTGGCACGGGGGTGCCCGAGGGCGCGCTGGATTGCGGGGGCGATCTGGTGATGCCGGGGCTGGTGGAACTGCACACCGACAATCTGGAGCGCCACATCGAGCCGCGCCCGCGCGTGGCCTGGCCCCATGCGCCGGCCATCGTGGCGCATGATGCGGAACTGGCGGGCGTGGGAATCACCACGGTTTTCGATGCGCTGCGGGTGGGCTCGATCCCCGACCGGTCGAAGGGCAGCTATTTCGAATACGCCCGCGCGCTGGCGTCGGAGATCCTGGCGCTCCGGGCGGCGGGGGCCTTGCGGATCAGCCATCTTCTGCACCTGCGGGCGGAACTGTGCTCGGAGACGCTGAGCGAGGAACTGGCAGGGTTCGGCCCCGAGGACGGGGTGGGGATCATCAGCCTGATGGACCACACGCCAGGGCAGCGGCAGTTCACCGATGTGACACAGTTGCGCGCCTATCTGATGGGCAAGCACGGGTTCACCGAGGCGGATTTCGAGGCGCATGTGGCGGACCGCAAGGACATATGGGCGCGCAAGGGGGCGGCGCACGAGGCAGCCGCGGTCGCGGCGGCAGGACGGTTCGGCGCGGTGCTGGCCAGCCACGACGACAGCACGGCGGCCCATGTCGCGGCCTCGGCGGTACATGGCGTGGCCTTTGCCGAATTCCCCACCACGCTGGAGGCGGCGCGGGCCTGCCGCGCGGCAGGCATCGCGGTGATGGGCGGGGCGCCGAACCTGATCCGCGGGGGCAGCCATGCGGGCAATGTCGCCGCGCGCGAACTGGCCGAGGCGGATTGCCTGGACATCCTGTCCTCGGACTATGTGCCGGCGGCCCTGCTGACGGCGGGGCTGCGCCTGGGCGAGTTGTGGGGCGATTTGGCCCGCGGCATTGCCACCGTGACAGCAGCGCCCGCCCGCGTGGCGGGGCTGGACGACCGCGGTCGGCTGGAGCCGGGGCTGCGCGCCGACGTGATCCGCGTGACCCGCATCGGCGGCGCGGCGGTGGTGCGCGGCACCTGGGTTGCGGGTCGCCGTGTTGCCTGA
- a CDS encoding PHP domain-containing protein — translation MTTSLPAFTAPGRFWRGNLHTHSTRSDGVLDPEEVCRRYRREGYDFLALTDHFVGQFGYPIVDTVPFRTNSFTTILGAELHSGAMANGELWHILAVGLPADFAPSNTPSFRPVPDQESGAEIAARAVAAGAFVAIAHPQWSGLTLADARGIGAAHAVEIYNHGCAEGCDRADGFAIADLLLSEGRRLTLVATDDAHFSEPDHFGGWVMVKAEANEPEALLAALKAGHFYSSQGPDLHDVRITDEAVEVECSSVRSIIVQGSGTAAKAVHGMSLNGASIPLERFRNSPFVRVSVIDHSGRRAWSNPHFFG, via the coding sequence ATGACCACCAGCCTTCCCGCCTTCACCGCCCCCGGCCGTTTCTGGCGCGGCAACCTGCACACCCATTCGACCCGGTCGGACGGCGTGCTGGACCCCGAGGAGGTCTGCCGCCGCTATCGGCGCGAGGGCTATGATTTCCTGGCGCTGACGGATCATTTCGTGGGCCAGTTCGGCTATCCCATCGTGGACACCGTTCCGTTCCGCACCAACAGCTTCACCACCATTCTGGGGGCCGAGCTTCATTCGGGCGCCATGGCGAATGGCGAGTTGTGGCATATCCTGGCGGTGGGCCTGCCGGCGGACTTCGCGCCGTCGAACACGCCCTCGTTCCGCCCGGTGCCGGATCAGGAGAGCGGGGCCGAGATCGCGGCGCGGGCCGTGGCGGCGGGAGCCTTCGTCGCCATCGCGCATCCGCAATGGTCGGGGCTGACGCTGGCCGATGCGCGCGGCATCGGTGCGGCCCATGCGGTGGAGATCTACAACCACGGCTGTGCCGAGGGCTGCGACCGTGCGGACGGCTTTGCCATCGCCGACCTTCTGTTGAGCGAGGGGCGCCGGCTGACGCTGGTGGCGACGGATGACGCGCATTTCTCGGAGCCCGACCATTTCGGGGGCTGGGTCATGGTGAAGGCCGAGGCGAACGAGCCCGAGGCGCTGTTGGCCGCGCTTAAGGCGGGGCATTTCTATTCCAGCCAGGGCCCTGACCTGCATGACGTGCGCATCACCGACGAGGCGGTCGAGGTCGAATGTTCCTCGGTCCGCTCGATCATCGTGCAGGGGTCGGGCACGGCGGCGAAGGCCGTCCACGGCATGTCGCTGAACGGGGCCAGCATTCCGCTGGAGCGGTTCCGCAATTCGCCCTTCGTGCGGGTTTCGGTCATCGACCATTCGGGGCGCCGCGCCTGGTCGAACCCGCATTTCTTCGGCTGA
- a CDS encoding class I SAM-dependent methyltransferase produces the protein MENADQTAFWNADPGRMWVRFQPDMDLFLGGVTGLLLDEAAPRPGGRVLDVGCGAGATSLAFAEAAGPGGQVLGLDVSAPLLARARERAAGLPQLAFAEADAQVAELEAGRFDLVVSRFGVMFFSDPVAAFRNLGRALAPDGRMVLAAWAGVEANPFFRDPGRIGVARLGALPPTDPDGPGPMAFRDIDRVAGLLQAAGLKAVEGRAVDLALVHPGGIEPVLEMLTGIGGLSRLMRERGGTTEDMAAIQAALRDAWAEHDGPEGLRLPARVNLFTARAG, from the coding sequence ATGGAAAACGCTGATCAGACTGCGTTCTGGAATGCCGACCCCGGCCGGATGTGGGTGCGGTTCCAGCCGGACATGGACCTGTTTCTGGGCGGCGTGACCGGGCTTCTGCTGGACGAGGCGGCGCCCAGGCCGGGCGGGCGGGTGCTGGACGTGGGCTGCGGGGCGGGGGCCACGTCCCTGGCCTTTGCCGAAGCGGCCGGTCCGGGCGGCCAGGTTCTGGGGCTGGACGTGTCGGCACCGCTTCTGGCGCGGGCGCGCGAGCGGGCGGCGGGCCTGCCGCAGCTGGCCTTTGCCGAGGCCGATGCGCAGGTGGCGGAGCTGGAGGCGGGGCGCTTCGACCTGGTGGTGTCGCGGTTCGGCGTGATGTTCTTCAGCGATCCGGTGGCGGCCTTCCGCAACCTGGGCCGGGCGCTGGCTCCGGACGGGCGGATGGTGCTGGCCGCTTGGGCGGGGGTGGAGGCCAATCCGTTTTTCCGCGATCCGGGGCGGATCGGCGTCGCGCGGCTTGGGGCCTTGCCGCCCACTGACCCGGACGGTCCGGGGCCGATGGCTTTTCGGGACATCGACCGGGTGGCGGGGCTGTTGCAGGCGGCGGGGCTCAAGGCGGTCGAAGGCCGCGCGGTGGATCTGGCGCTGGTGCATCCGGGCGGGATCGAACCGGTCTTGGAGATGCTGACCGGCATCGGCGGCCTGTCGCGGCTGATGCGCGAACGGGGCGGCACGACCGAGGACATGGCGGCGATCCAGGCGGCGCTGCGCGATGCCTGGGCGGAGCATGACGGGCCGGAGGGGCTGCGGCTGCCGGCGCGGGTGAACCTGTTCACGGCGCGGGCAGGCTGA
- a CDS encoding Tex family protein, whose amino-acid sequence MTDATQIRIAHAIAAEIGATPGQVNAAVELLDGGATVPFVARYRKEVTGGLDDSQLRTLAERLAYLREMEARRAAIVASITEQGKMTDALALSLAKAATKAELEDIYLPYKPKRRTRAMIARENGLGPLYEAILADRGADPAALAAGYVSEAVPDAKAALEGARDILAEGLAENATLLGRLRSHMKDVGRIVARVAEGAAAEGAKFSDYFDHNEPWATAPSHRVLAMLRGRNEGVLTVDLEVDAEAAKGESPAERACAAALEATGRGPGDQWLREAAAWAWRVKIRTSLVLDLMADLRERAEEEAIRVFARNLKDLLLAAPAGGKATMGLDPGIRTGVKVAVVDATGKVTATDTVYPFQPKNDLRGAQVTLAQLIAKHGVRLIAIGNGTASRETEKMVADLLAVLPGAEKPVKVIVSEAGASVYSASELAAKEFPDLDVSLRGAVSIARRLQDPLAELVKIEPKSIGVGQYQHDVDQHRLGKSLEAVVEDAVNAVGVDLNTASAPLLARVSGVGPSLAEAIVSHRDANGPFATRRELLKVARLGPKAFEQAAGFLRITGGKEPLDASSVHPEAYDVARRIVAACGRDIRALMGDAAALKKVDPRAFVDDRFGLPTVKDILAELEKPGRDPRPSFRTAAFADGVEDIKDLKPGMMLEGTVTNVAAFGAFVDIGVHQDGLVHVSQLADRFVKDPHEVVKAGDVVKVRVVEVDVARKRIGLTMRSDSAPARDQARDAARERGAPVAKGKPGPMQAGPKGQGGAGGGNAFADALKGKFGR is encoded by the coding sequence ATGACTGACGCCACGCAGATCCGCATTGCCCATGCCATTGCCGCAGAGATCGGCGCCACGCCGGGGCAGGTGAACGCGGCAGTGGAGCTTCTGGACGGGGGGGCGACGGTGCCCTTCGTCGCGCGCTATCGCAAGGAAGTGACGGGCGGGCTTGACGATTCCCAGTTGCGCACTCTGGCCGAGCGGCTGGCCTACCTGCGCGAGATGGAGGCGCGGCGGGCGGCGATTGTTGCCTCGATCACCGAGCAGGGGAAAATGACCGATGCGCTGGCGCTGTCGCTGGCGAAGGCGGCGACGAAGGCGGAGCTGGAGGACATCTATCTGCCCTACAAGCCCAAGCGCCGGACCCGGGCCATGATCGCGCGGGAAAACGGGTTGGGGCCGCTGTATGAGGCGATCCTGGCCGACAGGGGCGCGGACCCGGCGGCGCTGGCGGCGGGCTATGTGAGCGAGGCGGTGCCGGATGCGAAGGCGGCGCTGGAAGGCGCGCGGGACATTCTGGCCGAGGGTCTGGCGGAAAACGCCACGCTTCTGGGGCGGCTTCGGTCGCACATGAAGGATGTGGGGCGCATCGTGGCCAGGGTCGCCGAGGGCGCGGCGGCGGAGGGGGCGAAGTTTTCGGACTATTTCGACCACAACGAGCCCTGGGCCACGGCGCCTTCGCACCGTGTCCTGGCCATGCTGCGCGGGCGCAACGAGGGCGTGCTGACCGTGGACCTGGAGGTCGATGCCGAGGCGGCCAAAGGTGAAAGCCCGGCGGAGCGGGCCTGTGCGGCGGCGCTGGAGGCGACTGGCCGGGGGCCGGGCGACCAATGGCTGCGCGAGGCGGCGGCCTGGGCCTGGCGGGTGAAGATTCGCACATCGCTGGTGCTGGACCTGATGGCGGACCTGCGCGAGCGGGCCGAGGAGGAGGCGATCCGCGTCTTTGCGCGGAACCTGAAGGACCTGCTTCTGGCGGCGCCGGCGGGGGGCAAGGCCACGATGGGGCTGGACCCCGGCATCCGGACAGGCGTGAAGGTGGCGGTGGTGGATGCGACCGGCAAGGTCACGGCGACCGACACGGTCTATCCGTTCCAGCCAAAGAACGACCTGCGCGGCGCACAGGTCACGCTGGCGCAACTGATCGCGAAGCATGGCGTGCGGCTGATCGCCATCGGCAATGGCACGGCGAGCCGCGAGACCGAGAAGATGGTGGCGGACCTGCTGGCGGTGCTTCCGGGCGCGGAGAAGCCGGTGAAGGTGATCGTGAGCGAGGCTGGGGCTTCGGTCTATTCGGCCAGCGAACTGGCGGCGAAGGAGTTTCCCGACCTGGACGTGTCGTTGCGCGGCGCGGTCAGCATCGCGCGGCGGTTGCAGGATCCGCTGGCGGAACTGGTGAAGATCGAGCCGAAGTCGATCGGCGTGGGGCAGTACCAGCATGACGTGGACCAGCACCGGCTGGGCAAGTCTCTGGAAGCCGTGGTCGAGGATGCGGTGAACGCGGTCGGGGTGGACCTGAACACCGCCTCGGCGCCCCTGCTGGCGCGGGTCTCGGGCGTGGGGCCGTCGCTGGCCGAGGCGATTGTCAGCCATCGCGATGCAAACGGTCCCTTCGCCACGCGGCGGGAGTTGCTGAAGGTGGCGCGGCTGGGGCCCAAGGCCTTTGAACAGGCGGCGGGCTTCCTGCGCATCACCGGGGGGAAGGAGCCGCTGGATGCCTCGTCCGTGCACCCCGAGGCCTATGACGTTGCGCGGCGGATCGTGGCGGCCTGCGGGCGCGACATCCGCGCGCTGATGGGCGATGCGGCGGCGTTGAAGAAGGTTGACCCGCGGGCTTTCGTGGACGACCGTTTCGGCCTGCCCACGGTGAAGGACATCCTGGCAGAACTGGAAAAGCCGGGGCGCGACCCGCGGCCTTCGTTCCGCACAGCGGCTTTTGCCGATGGGGTGGAGGATATCAAGGACCTGAAGCCGGGGATGATGCTGGAGGGGACCGTCACCAACGTTGCCGCCTTCGGCGCCTTTGTGGACATCGGCGTGCACCAGGACGGGCTGGTGCATGTGAGCCAGCTGGCCGACCGCTTCGTGAAGGACCCGCATGAGGTGGTGAAGGCGGGCGATGTGGTGAAGGTCAGGGTGGTCGAGGTCGATGTGGCGAGGAAGCGCATCGGCCTGACCATGCGGTCGGACAGCGCGCCCGCACGCGATCAGGCGCGGGATGCGGCGCGCGAGCGGGGGGCACCGGTGGCCAAGGGCAAGCCGGGGCCGATGCAGGCGGGGCCCAAGGGGCAGGGCGGCGCGGGCGGGGGCAATGCCTTTGCCGATGCGCTGAAGGGCAAGTTCGGGCGGTGA
- a CDS encoding aldo/keto reductase, protein MKVNHWDRRGTGGIGFTQMGLGTAPLGNLYRAVSPQDARAVMDAAWDAGVRLFDTAPLYGLGLSETRLNPFLRDHPRDEIVLCTKIGRVLRPATAETREGIGKWFDVPARIGEYDYSHDGVLRSLEFSLERLGVDRIDVVHAHDLDLFTHKRQEVLDDHRAAFMAGAYPALLRLRDEGVIRAFGAGVNEADCCTWLAERGDFDLFLLAGRYTLLEQGALDGFLPLAEARGIGVMLGGVFNSGILATGARPGAFYNYDPAPPDVLSRVARIEAVCAAHGVTLAEAALHFPLAHPAVVSVVLGAQRAAEVQANARALARPLPAGLWSDLKDQGLLRRDAPVPG, encoded by the coding sequence ATGAAGGTCAATCACTGGGACAGGCGTGGCACGGGCGGCATCGGTTTTACGCAGATGGGCCTGGGCACCGCGCCGCTTGGCAATCTGTACCGCGCCGTTTCGCCGCAAGACGCGCGCGCGGTGATGGATGCCGCCTGGGACGCGGGCGTGCGGCTGTTCGACACGGCGCCGCTCTACGGTCTCGGCCTGTCGGAAACCCGGCTGAACCCCTTCCTGCGCGACCATCCGCGCGACGAAATCGTGCTTTGCACCAAGATCGGGCGCGTCCTGCGTCCCGCCACGGCCGAAACCCGCGAGGGCATCGGCAAGTGGTTCGACGTGCCCGCCCGCATCGGCGAATACGACTATTCGCACGATGGCGTCCTGCGCAGCCTGGAGTTTTCGCTGGAGCGACTGGGGGTGGACCGCATCGACGTGGTCCATGCCCATGACCTCGACCTGTTCACCCACAAGCGGCAAGAGGTGCTGGATGACCACCGCGCCGCCTTCATGGCCGGCGCGTATCCTGCGCTGCTACGCCTGCGCGACGAAGGCGTGATCCGGGCCTTCGGCGCCGGCGTGAACGAGGCGGACTGCTGCACCTGGCTGGCCGAACGCGGCGACTTCGACCTGTTCCTGCTGGCGGGCCGCTACACGCTTCTGGAACAGGGCGCGCTGGACGGGTTCCTGCCGCTGGCCGAGGCGCGCGGCATCGGCGTGATGCTGGGCGGCGTGTTCAACTCTGGCATCCTGGCCACCGGTGCGCGACCCGGTGCCTTCTACAACTACGATCCCGCCCCGCCGGACGTGCTGTCCCGCGTCGCGCGGATCGAGGCCGTCTGTGCCGCCCATGGCGTCACGCTGGCCGAGGCCGCGCTGCACTTTCCGCTGGCCCATCCCGCCGTGGTCTCGGTGGTTCTGGGGGCGCAGCGCGCCGCAGAGGTTCAGGCCAATGCCCGCGCTCTGGCCAGGCCCCTTCCCGCCGGGCTCTGGTCGGATCTGAAGGATCAGGGTCTCTTGCGCCGCGATGCGCCCGTTCCGGGCTGA
- a CDS encoding dimethylarginine dimethylaminohydrolase family protein, whose protein sequence is MPARDPAFPYRFTHAITRAPATSIIRGLRAVDTGNPDLATLRAHHDAYIATLRETGATVVELGPLEDFPDSVFVEDTALCLPEGAVVMRPGAPSRLGEAAEMAPHLKALYTEVRTVDEGHIEGGDILVTGREILVGRSARTDATGIASLARLVADWGHRLREVHTPPGVLHFKTDCSLLDAETILSTDRLAGSGCFAGYRVIPVAEGEEAAANTIRFNDLVLMPEGFPHTRDAILTAGYTVREIGNSECAKLDGGMSCLSLRFSPR, encoded by the coding sequence ATGCCCGCGCGCGACCCTGCCTTCCCCTACCGTTTCACCCATGCCATCACCCGCGCCCCCGCGACCTCCATCATCCGCGGCCTGCGCGCGGTCGATACCGGCAACCCCGACCTCGCCACGCTCCGTGCCCATCACGACGCCTACATCGCCACGCTGCGCGAAACCGGCGCGACCGTGGTCGAGCTCGGCCCCCTGGAAGACTTCCCCGATTCCGTCTTCGTCGAGGATACCGCGCTTTGCCTGCCCGAAGGCGCCGTGGTCATGCGCCCCGGCGCGCCCTCGCGCCTGGGCGAGGCCGCCGAAATGGCCCCGCATCTCAAGGCGCTTTACACCGAGGTTCGCACGGTGGACGAAGGCCATATCGAAGGCGGCGACATCCTTGTCACCGGCCGCGAGATCCTCGTCGGCCGCTCTGCCCGCACCGATGCGACAGGAATCGCCAGCCTTGCCCGGCTCGTTGCCGACTGGGGCCACCGCTTGCGCGAAGTCCACACCCCGCCTGGCGTGCTGCATTTCAAGACCGACTGCTCGCTTCTCGATGCCGAGACGATCCTGTCCACCGACCGCCTCGCCGGCTCCGGCTGCTTTGCCGGCTACCGGGTGATCCCTGTGGCCGAGGGCGAGGAAGCCGCCGCCAACACCATCCGCTTCAATGATCTCGTGCTGATGCCGGAAGGCTTCCCCCACACCCGCGACGCGATCCTTACCGCCGGCTACACGGTCCGCGAGATCGGCAACAGCGAATGTGCCAAGCTCGACGGCGGCATGTCCTGCCTGTCCCTGCGGTTCAGCCCGCGCTGA
- a CDS encoding calcium-binding protein has translation MALSLQSLTDALANDPGLQALPAQQLADGLKAAEELNRILLMMITQTGVNNDGLITPEDMQAISDEIWKPANAQPWREFWLAHGNDSGTVETGYHLLQNDGGQLEFRGRNFADTIADSIYHFGFQVQDGNYFNEDGNTNAALSDVAGWLNYFLNGRSVVFGTEGAESLGTSDYDAYFAAARSETFYAGGGDDQVWSGLGADKVYGGAGNDRVGAGEGSDRVWGEGGHDTLYGEAGNDLLLGAGGNDVLGGGTELDTLKGGTGDDTLYGDDGDDELWGEDGLDILHGGAGRDRLDGGTGTDKLYGGDSADRLFGGAGNDTLSGGEGTDLLIGGGGADLIQLWETTQAADTVVLRAGESGLTRTTIDRIEGFASGTDKIDLSALGVASLEDLDYRRDGLASCFYDGEFLRIDSDGDARTDMIVAFSWVGELTAADFLFA, from the coding sequence ATGGCCCTTTCGCTGCAATCTCTGACCGATGCCCTTGCCAATGATCCCGGGCTTCAGGCCCTTCCCGCACAGCAGCTGGCCGATGGGCTGAAAGCTGCGGAGGAGCTGAACCGCATCCTCCTGATGATGATCACGCAGACCGGGGTGAACAATGACGGACTGATCACCCCCGAAGACATGCAGGCGATCTCGGATGAAATCTGGAAGCCTGCCAATGCGCAGCCCTGGCGCGAGTTCTGGCTGGCGCATGGAAATGACAGCGGCACGGTGGAGACCGGCTATCACCTGTTGCAGAACGACGGGGGGCAGCTGGAGTTCCGCGGCCGCAACTTTGCGGACACCATCGCCGACAGCATCTACCACTTCGGCTTTCAGGTTCAGGACGGCAACTATTTCAACGAGGACGGCAACACCAATGCCGCGCTGAGTGACGTGGCGGGTTGGCTGAACTACTTCCTGAACGGGCGCAGCGTGGTGTTCGGCACGGAAGGGGCCGAGTCGCTTGGAACCTCGGATTATGACGCCTATTTCGCGGCGGCCCGGAGCGAGACCTTCTATGCCGGCGGCGGCGATGACCAGGTTTGGTCCGGCCTTGGCGCGGACAAGGTCTATGGCGGGGCAGGGAACGACCGGGTCGGTGCCGGGGAGGGGTCTGACCGTGTGTGGGGGGAAGGCGGGCATGACACGCTGTATGGCGAGGCTGGCAACGACCTGCTTCTGGGGGCCGGGGGCAATGACGTGCTGGGCGGCGGCACCGAGCTGGACACGCTGAAGGGCGGGACAGGGGACGACACTCTGTACGGCGATGACGGCGACGATGAGTTGTGGGGCGAGGACGGGCTGGACATCCTGCACGGCGGTGCCGGGCGCGACCGGCTGGACGGTGGGACGGGCACTGACAAGCTTTATGGCGGCGACAGCGCAGATCGGCTGTTCGGCGGGGCCGGCAATGACACCCTGTCAGGCGGTGAAGGCACCGACCTGCTGATCGGCGGCGGAGGCGCGGACCTGATCCAGCTTTGGGAGACGACGCAGGCCGCCGACACCGTGGTGCTGCGCGCGGGCGAAAGCGGGCTGACCCGAACCACGATCGACCGGATCGAGGGCTTCGCCAGCGGCACTGACAAGATCGACCTGAGCGCCCTCGGCGTTGCGTCGCTGGAGGATCTGGACTATCGGCGCGACGGGCTCGCATCGTGCTTCTATGACGGTGAGTTCCTGCGCATAGACAGCGATGGCGACGCAAGGACCGACATGATCGTGGCCTTTTCCTGGGTGGGCGAGCTGACGGCTGCGGATTTCCTCTTCGCCTGA
- a CDS encoding RNA polymerase sigma factor: MPHQALEDVLRADRGRLLAALIARTGEIQRAEDALHEAAASALVHWGRSGVPDNPAGWLLRAAWRKAIDGWRREGAAARNRAARELLAEEEAADPDPQDIADDRLRLIFTCCHPALEPKTQVALTLRTICGLTTAQIAAVFLDAEPAMGQRLSRAKAKIAAARIPYAVPGPELWPERLNAVLTVIYLIFTAGYTAGPEAGLELCGEAIHLARLVDALRPGEAETEGALALLLLTEARRPARVGPDGATVPPSDQDRGLWLPDLAVEGLGLLDRAMARRRPGPFQIKAAIAALHAAPLPTDWPQIAALYTRLLDWEPTPVVRLNRAVALAGSGALEAAAQSIDALAAELDGYQPFHAARADLRLRQGRPAESIADFDRAIALAPHPADALFLRRRRDAAMISAPNRG; this comes from the coding sequence ATGCCGCACCAGGCGCTGGAGGATGTCCTGCGCGCCGACAGGGGGCGGCTTCTGGCCGCCCTCATCGCGCGGACGGGCGAGATTCAGCGTGCCGAGGATGCGCTGCACGAGGCCGCCGCATCGGCGCTGGTGCACTGGGGGCGCAGCGGGGTGCCGGATAACCCTGCCGGATGGCTGCTGCGCGCGGCCTGGCGCAAGGCCATCGACGGCTGGCGACGGGAGGGGGCTGCCGCCCGGAACCGTGCCGCAAGGGAGCTTCTTGCGGAAGAAGAGGCGGCCGATCCCGACCCGCAGGACATTGCCGACGACCGCCTGCGGCTGATCTTCACCTGCTGCCACCCGGCGCTGGAGCCGAAGACGCAGGTCGCGCTGACCCTGCGCACCATCTGCGGCCTGACCACGGCACAGATTGCCGCCGTGTTTCTTGATGCCGAACCGGCCATGGGCCAGCGGCTTTCGCGCGCGAAGGCCAAGATCGCCGCTGCGCGCATCCCCTATGCGGTGCCGGGGCCGGAGCTTTGGCCCGAGCGGCTGAATGCGGTGCTGACGGTGATCTACCTCATCTTCACCGCCGGCTACACCGCGGGGCCGGAGGCCGGCCTGGAGCTTTGCGGCGAGGCGATCCACCTCGCGCGGCTGGTCGATGCGTTGCGCCCCGGCGAGGCCGAGACCGAGGGGGCGCTGGCGCTTCTGCTGCTGACCGAGGCGCGAAGGCCGGCGCGGGTGGGGCCGGACGGCGCCACCGTTCCGCCATCGGATCAGGACCGCGGGCTGTGGCTGCCCGACCTGGCCGTCGAGGGGCTGGGATTGCTGGACCGCGCCATGGCGCGGCGCAGGCCCGGGCCGTTCCAGATCAAGGCTGCCATCGCCGCGCTGCACGCGGCGCCGCTGCCGACCGACTGGCCGCAGATCGCCGCCCTGTATACGCGGCTGCTGGACTGGGAGCCGACCCCTGTCGTCCGTCTGAACCGTGCCGTGGCGCTGGCCGGGTCCGGCGCGCTGGAGGCTGCCGCCCAGTCCATCGACGCGCTTGCGGCCGAACTCGACGGCTATCAGCCGTTCCACGCCGCCCGCGCCGACCTGCGCCTGCGGCAGGGCCGCCCGGCCGAATCGATTGCCGATTTCGACCGCGCGATCGCGCTGGCCCCGCATCCCGCCGACGCCCTGTTCCTGCGCAGACGCCGCGATGCAGCGATGATTTCCGCGCCAAATCGCGGCTGA